A genomic segment from Candidatus Omnitrophota bacterium encodes:
- the fabG gene encoding 3-oxoacyl-[acyl-carrier-protein] reductase, with protein sequence MRLKDRVAFITGGAQGIGREIALKLADEGADIAVGDINLAKATQTQADIQAKGRQAMAIELDVTDSMKVTEAVNKILDKFGKVDILVNNAGITKDGLILRMGDTEWDAVISVNLKGTFNCTKAVSKVMIKQRYGRIINIASIIGIIGNIGQANYSASKAGIIALTKTTARELASRNVNVNAIAPGFIQTEMTAKLPEDLKAKMLGVIPLGRFGSPVDVAAVCVFLASEEANYITGQTIIVDGGMVMV encoded by the coding sequence ATGAGATTAAAAGACAGGGTAGCTTTTATCACCGGTGGCGCTCAGGGTATCGGCAGGGAGATTGCCTTGAAGCTGGCTGATGAGGGGGCGGACATTGCGGTAGGAGACATAAATCTGGCCAAGGCAACCCAGACTCAAGCTGATATCCAAGCAAAAGGCAGACAGGCCATGGCTATAGAGCTGGATGTTACCGATTCCATGAAAGTCACCGAAGCGGTAAACAAAATTCTTGACAAATTCGGGAAGGTTGATATATTAGTTAACAACGCCGGCATCACAAAAGACGGCCTGATTCTCCGTATGGGAGATACCGAGTGGGATGCGGTCATCAGCGTCAACCTTAAAGGCACTTTTAACTGTACTAAGGCCGTATCCAAGGTGATGATAAAACAGCGTTACGGCAGGATCATAAATATTGCTTCAATCATCGGCATAATAGGCAATATCGGCCAGGCAAATTACTCTGCTTCCAAGGCAGGGATAATCGCTCTTACAAAAACCACGGCTCGTGAATTAGCCAGCCGTAATGTGAATGTTAATGCTATCGCTCCGGGTTTTATCCAGACGGAGATGACCGCCAAGCTTCCCGAGGACCTTAAAGCAAAGATGCTGGGGGTAATACCGCTGGGGAGGTTCGGTAGCCCGGTAGATGTTGCAGCTGTCTGCGTATTTCTGGCATCCGAAGAAGCCAATTATATTACAGGCCAGACTATAATCGTAGACGGCGGCATGGTAATGGTATAA
- the acpP gene encoding acyl carrier protein: MAVQDKVKAIIAEQLGVKPEEVTPEASFIDDLGADSLDTVELVMALEEEFGIEISDEDAEKIATVGDAVKYIEEKAGNK, from the coding sequence ATGGCAGTACAAGATAAAGTCAAGGCTATAATAGCAGAGCAGCTGGGGGTAAAACCCGAAGAAGTAACTCCTGAGGCATCGTTTATTGATGACTTGGGCGCAGATTCCTTGGACACGGTAGAGTTGGTCATGGCGTTAGAAGAGGAGTTCGGCATTGAAATATCCGACGAAGACGCGGAAAAGATCGCTACCGTAGGCGACGCAGTCAAGTATATCGAGGAAAAAGCCGGAAATAAATAA
- the fabF gene encoding beta-ketoacyl-ACP synthase II — MPENRVVITGMGIISPVGNSVPDFWGAVKTGKSGVGMLTSFDATGFDSRIAAEVKGFDSALYGISAKDSRRMEKFVQYAIACGHQALHDSGMDLNKEDRHRMGVLIGSGIGGLYTIEEQHKIYMNKGPSRLSPFLIPMLIVNEAAGQVAISFGLKGPNSCVATACASGAHAIGDAYRIIQRQDADVMVCGGSESCIVPTGVGGFCALRALSTRNDEPERASRPFDLERDGFVMAEGCGLVVLENLEHARKRKAHIYAEFCGYGMSCDAYHITAPDPDGEGAAQAINMALKDAKLSPQEVNYINAHGTSTKLNDKIETLAIKKALGSYAKKVMVSSTKSMTGHLLGASGGVEFVVCVLAIKDGVIPPTINYEHPDPECDLDYVPNTAREIKVEACLSNSLGFGGHNATLVVKRFR, encoded by the coding sequence ATGCCAGAAAATAGAGTAGTCATTACAGGTATGGGGATAATTTCTCCGGTGGGTAATAGTGTCCCGGATTTTTGGGGGGCCGTGAAGACCGGAAAGAGCGGTGTAGGTATGCTTACGTCTTTTGATGCTACCGGCTTTGATTCGCGTATCGCCGCTGAAGTCAAGGGTTTTGACTCGGCCTTATACGGTATATCTGCTAAAGACTCAAGGCGCATGGAGAAGTTTGTGCAATACGCTATTGCTTGCGGCCATCAAGCCCTGCATGATTCCGGTATGGACTTGAATAAAGAAGACCGGCATAGAATGGGCGTTTTAATCGGCTCAGGCATAGGCGGTTTATACACCATAGAAGAGCAGCATAAGATTTATATGAATAAGGGGCCTTCCCGTTTGTCTCCGTTTCTTATACCGATGTTAATTGTTAATGAGGCCGCAGGACAGGTGGCCATCAGTTTTGGGTTAAAGGGCCCGAATTCCTGCGTGGCTACTGCCTGCGCTTCGGGAGCGCATGCCATAGGTGATGCCTACCGGATTATTCAGCGCCAAGATGCGGACGTAATGGTTTGCGGTGGGTCAGAGAGTTGCATCGTGCCTACGGGCGTAGGCGGTTTTTGTGCCTTGAGGGCGCTTTCTACCAGGAATGATGAACCAGAGAGGGCCAGCCGTCCTTTTGACTTAGAGCGCGACGGTTTTGTTATGGCTGAAGGTTGCGGCCTGGTAGTCTTGGAAAATTTAGAACACGCCAGGAAGAGAAAAGCCCATATATATGCAGAGTTCTGCGGTTATGGCATGTCTTGTGACGCGTACCATATTACCGCGCCTGACCCCGATGGAGAGGGCGCTGCCCAGGCAATAAATATGGCGTTAAAAGACGCCAAACTTTCTCCGCAGGAGGTAAATTACATTAATGCGCACGGGACATCTACCAAGCTTAATGATAAAATCGAGACGCTGGCAATAAAGAAGGCCTTAGGCAGTTATGCCAAAAAGGTCATGGTTTCTTCTACTAAATCCATGACCGGGCATTTATTGGGAGCATCCGGCGGAGTAGAATTTGTGGTTTGCGTTTTAGCGATAAAAGATGGCGTGATACCCCCCACCATAAATTATGAACATCCTGACCCCGAATGTGACCTGGATTACGTGCCTAATACTGCCCGCGAAATAAAGGTTGAAGCCTGCCTTTCTAATTCGCTGGGTTTTGGCGGGCACAATGCTACGCTTGTAGTAAAAAGATTTAGATAA
- the leuC gene encoding 3-isopropylmalate dehydratase large subunit, translating to MPHTIAEKILMAHTGKKDIQPGEFVEARVDLALGNDITAPFAIEEFRKSGAKKVFDNKKIALVPDHFAPAKDLKSANQCRILADFAREQKIKNYFEIGCMGIEHALLPEMGLVSPGDLVIGADSHTCTYGALGAFATGVGSTDLARAFIDGKCWFRAPATIKFIYKGKPKPWVAGKDLILYTIGQIGVDGALEKVMEFSGPLMGKLSMDDRFTMSNMAIEAGGVTGLIEPDGITLRYIKEVSKFKSLKVPKLKFKNLKSDRDVQYEKIYEWDISKLEPQVACPHLPGNVKAVSGLGKIKLDQVVIGSCTNGRISDLRIAARLLKGKKVKAGLRLIIIPATQKIYLQAVKEGLAEIFVEAGGVFSTPTCGPCLGGHMGILTEGETCLATTNRNFIGRMGSPKSFVYLASPAVAAASAIKGRISHP from the coding sequence ATGCCTCATACTATCGCAGAAAAAATATTGATGGCTCATACCGGCAAAAAAGACATCCAGCCGGGAGAATTCGTCGAGGCCAGAGTAGACCTGGCCTTAGGCAATGATATCACCGCGCCCTTTGCTATAGAAGAATTCAGGAAATCGGGCGCAAAAAAAGTCTTTGACAATAAAAAGATAGCGCTTGTCCCTGATCATTTTGCCCCGGCCAAAGATTTAAAGAGCGCAAATCAATGCAGGATACTGGCAGATTTTGCCCGTGAACAAAAAATAAAAAATTATTTTGAAATAGGCTGTATGGGAATTGAACATGCCCTGTTGCCGGAGATGGGTCTGGTTTCGCCCGGGGATTTAGTCATCGGCGCGGATTCCCACACCTGTACCTACGGCGCGTTAGGCGCTTTTGCCACGGGTGTCGGCTCCACGGATTTAGCCCGCGCCTTTATAGACGGTAAATGTTGGTTCAGGGCGCCGGCTACCATAAAATTCATATATAAAGGTAAGCCAAAGCCATGGGTGGCTGGTAAAGATTTAATCCTTTATACCATAGGCCAAATCGGCGTGGACGGCGCGTTAGAGAAGGTGATGGAATTTAGCGGGCCGTTGATGGGTAAATTAAGCATGGATGATAGATTTACTATGTCCAATATGGCTATTGAGGCAGGAGGAGTTACTGGTTTGATTGAACCAGATGGAATTACGTTAAGATATATAAAAGAAGTTTCAAAGTTTAAAAGTTTAAAAGTTCCAAAGTTAAAATTTAAAAATTTGAAATCAGATAGAGATGTGCAGTATGAAAAAATATACGAATGGGACATTTCTAAATTAGAACCGCAGGTGGCCTGTCCGCATTTACCCGGTAACGTGAAAGCTGTTTCCGGCTTGGGAAAGATAAAACTTGATCAGGTGGTGATTGGCTCCTGCACTAACGGAAGGATCTCGGACTTACGGATTGCGGCTAGGCTATTAAAAGGCAAGAAAGTAAAGGCCGGATTAAGGCTGATTATTATTCCCGCAACCCAAAAGATTTATCTTCAGGCGGTAAAAGAAGGCCTGGCGGAAATATTTGTGGAAGCAGGCGGCGTCTTTTCTACCCCTACCTGCGGCCCGTGCCTCGGCGGGCATATGGGGATACTTACAGAAGGGGAGACATGCCTGGCCACTACCAACAGGAATTTCATCGGCAGGATGGGCAGCCCCAAGTCATTCGTTTATCTGGCTAGCCCGGCAGTAGCCGCAGCTTCGGCAATAAAAGGGAGAATATCTCATCCTTAA
- a CDS encoding 3-isopropylmalate dehydratase small subunit — protein sequence MIIKGKVHKFGNDVNTDDIIAAKYLVSTDEKELGRHCMENIAPEFCSKVNKGDIIVAGKNFGCGSSREHAPRALKGCGIAAVIARSFAGIFFRNSINVGLPFLQLDETEKINDGDSLEIDLAGGIIKNLSQNQTYKTTPFPGFLQAIIKRGGLMNYIKNHSRRDCPRRYRTRLEIKGTVPTKRD from the coding sequence ATGATTATAAAAGGTAAAGTTCATAAATTCGGAAATGATGTAAATACCGACGACATCATCGCTGCCAAATACCTGGTTTCTACCGATGAAAAAGAGCTGGGCAGGCATTGTATGGAAAATATCGCGCCTGAATTTTGCAGTAAAGTAAATAAAGGCGATATCATCGTAGCCGGGAAAAACTTTGGTTGCGGTTCGTCGCGGGAACACGCCCCCCGGGCATTAAAAGGCTGCGGGATTGCCGCGGTGATTGCCCGTAGTTTTGCCGGAATATTTTTCAGGAATTCCATAAATGTAGGTTTGCCGTTTTTGCAATTAGATGAGACAGAAAAAATAAATGACGGCGATTCGCTTGAAATAGATTTGGCAGGTGGTATAATAAAAAATCTGAGCCAAAATCAAACTTATAAAACCACGCCCTTCCCCGGGTTTTTACAGGCGATTATTAAGCGGGGCGGTTTAATGAATTATATAAAAAACCACAGCCGTAGGGACTGTCCCCGTAGGTATCGAACCCGATTAGAAATCAAGGGGACTGTCCCTACTAAACGAGATTAG
- a CDS encoding 3-isopropylmalate dehydrogenase gives MSQKTYRIAVIPGDGTGPEVVNEGLKVLGAVSGKCNFKYETKVFDFSGERYLKTGKTPEDKDIEELKKYSAIYLGAVGHPDVKPGILETGVLLKLRFSLDQYINLRPVKLYNATFCPLKDKKPEDIDFVVVRENSEGLYKGMGEFKDKGTKDEVAIQISYNTRKGVERCLRYAFEYCRKRNRKKKLTLCGKTNVLTFAWDLWQRMFNEVATEYPDITTDYAHVDATTMWFVKNPEWFDVIVTDNMFGDIITDLGAMIQGGMGIAAGGNINPQGVSMFEPIGGSAPKYTGKNVINPLAAICALGMLLENLGEAKAGKAVEDAVIKTANKKLKSLAAGKMGYSTTEVGDLVIKYLK, from the coding sequence ATGAGCCAAAAAACGTACAGAATAGCAGTAATCCCCGGAGATGGGACCGGCCCGGAGGTAGTAAACGAAGGCCTTAAGGTCTTAGGGGCAGTTAGTGGTAAGTGTAATTTTAAGTATGAGACCAAGGTCTTTGATTTTAGCGGCGAGCGTTACCTCAAAACCGGAAAGACCCCGGAAGATAAAGATATTGAGGAGCTGAAAAAATATTCTGCGATTTATCTGGGCGCAGTAGGGCACCCTGATGTTAAGCCCGGAATTCTGGAGACAGGGGTGCTGTTAAAATTGAGGTTTTCTCTGGACCAGTATATCAACTTACGGCCGGTAAAACTTTATAATGCTACATTCTGCCCCCTGAAGGACAAAAAGCCTGAAGATATTGATTTTGTCGTCGTGCGTGAAAATTCCGAGGGGCTTTATAAAGGCATGGGAGAATTCAAAGATAAAGGCACTAAAGATGAGGTAGCGATTCAGATTTCTTACAATACACGTAAAGGGGTAGAACGCTGCCTGCGTTATGCCTTTGAATATTGCCGCAAACGCAATAGAAAAAAGAAGCTTACTCTTTGCGGGAAAACCAATGTCCTGACCTTTGCCTGGGATCTGTGGCAAAGAATGTTTAATGAAGTTGCTACAGAATACCCTGACATTACCACGGATTATGCCCATGTGGATGCTACGACCATGTGGTTTGTGAAGAACCCGGAGTGGTTTGACGTGATTGTTACGGATAATATGTTCGGGGATATCATTACAGATTTAGGCGCCATGATTCAAGGCGGTATGGGTATTGCTGCCGGAGGTAATATCAACCCGCAGGGCGTATCCATGTTTGAGCCTATCGGCGGAAGCGCGCCTAAATATACGGGTAAGAATGTAATTAATCCCCTGGCTGCGATTTGCGCGCTGGGGATGTTATTGGAGAACTTAGGCGAAGCCAAGGCCGGTAAGGCAGTTGAGGATGCCGTGATAAAGACAGCGAATAAAAAACTAAAATCCCTCGCTGCCGGGAAGATGGGTTATTCTACGACTGAAGTCGGAGATTTAGTTATTAAATATCTAAAATAG
- a CDS encoding aspartate-semialdehyde dehydrogenase, translated as MSQRKYNVAVVGVGAVGIEMLRCLRRRNFAIGELRVFARSGRAIQVDGQNYSVQAISPEGFQGIDIALFAGTEGEKGAAVIYAVEAIKRGAVVIDNGADFRMDPKVPLVVPEINAQDIKKHKGIIANPNCSTIQMVMALWPIYKKAGIKRVVVTTLQASSGAGKGAVEQLREENSLIASGGYQDLHVKAGNKSMPQQLAYNVFPHIGSFAEEGYTNEEWKLVKETHKIMHDAKIKISATTVRVPVRAGHSEAVYIETAKPLAPEKARDILSRSAGIIVIDDPKNNLYPMPKDIEGKDEVFVGRIRRDPFVKCGLWLWVVSDNLLKGAALNAVQIAELLIK; from the coding sequence ATGAGCCAAAGAAAATATAATGTCGCAGTAGTGGGTGTGGGTGCAGTAGGCATTGAGATGCTGCGTTGTTTAAGACGGCGTAATTTCGCTATCGGAGAATTACGCGTGTTTGCGCGTTCCGGAAGGGCAATACAGGTTGACGGACAGAATTATTCCGTGCAGGCTATTTCACCGGAAGGTTTTCAGGGTATAGATATAGCTTTATTCGCCGGCACCGAAGGCGAAAAAGGCGCAGCTGTTATTTATGCTGTTGAGGCGATCAAAAGAGGGGCGGTGGTAATTGATAATGGCGCGGATTTTCGTATGGACCCCAAAGTCCCTCTGGTAGTCCCTGAAATAAATGCCCAGGACATCAAGAAACATAAAGGGATTATTGCTAATCCGAATTGTTCGACTATCCAGATGGTGATGGCCCTCTGGCCGATTTATAAAAAAGCCGGTATAAAAAGAGTCGTGGTAACAACTTTGCAGGCGTCTTCGGGCGCGGGTAAGGGGGCGGTGGAGCAATTAAGAGAAGAAAATTCTTTGATCGCTTCGGGTGGATACCAGGATCTGCATGTCAAAGCGGGAAATAAAAGTATGCCGCAGCAATTGGCCTATAATGTTTTTCCGCATATCGGCAGTTTCGCCGAAGAAGGCTATACCAACGAGGAATGGAAATTAGTCAAGGAGACCCATAAGATTATGCATGACGCGAAAATAAAAATCTCTGCCACTACTGTTCGAGTTCCGGTCAGGGCCGGGCATTCAGAGGCAGTTTATATCGAAACCGCTAAACCTCTGGCGCCGGAAAAGGCAAGAGATATTCTTTCCCGCTCAGCGGGTATAATCGTGATAGATGATCCCAAAAACAACCTTTATCCCATGCCTAAAGATATAGAAGGTAAAGATGAAGTCTTCGTCGGCCGCATCAGGCGCGACCCCTTCGTTAAGTGCGGCCTTTGGCTGTGGGTAGTCTCGGATAATCTCCTCAAAGGCGCTGCCTTAAACGCCGTCCAGATCGCCGAGTTATTAATAAAATAG
- the truA gene encoding tRNA pseudouridine(38-40) synthase TruA, whose protein sequence is MRNIKLTIEYAGTKYAGWQVQGRRHRTIQGTLEKALQKILREKIHLIGSGRTDAGVHAFGQVANFKTDSGVPVWKIQKALNANLPGDIVITSVEDVNFDFHSRFDAKSKVYRYTVLNRAYPPAILKDKVYFYPYPLDVELMRKETKSLLGRHDFKSFCASSSSVKDTIRTIKNITIKKSAYSLQLTVYSLKKPSLITIEIEADGFLYNMVRNITGTLLEIGRGKLPAGSLKRILLAKNRRLAGPTAPAQGLCLLEVKY, encoded by the coding sequence ATGCGTAATATCAAATTAACTATAGAGTACGCCGGCACTAAATACGCCGGATGGCAGGTCCAGGGCAGAAGGCACAGGACTATCCAGGGAACGTTAGAAAAAGCCCTCCAGAAAATACTTCGGGAAAAAATACATTTAATCGGTTCAGGCAGGACTGATGCCGGGGTGCATGCCTTTGGACAAGTAGCTAACTTTAAGACCGATTCCGGCGTGCCTGTTTGGAAAATACAAAAGGCCTTAAATGCGAACTTGCCAGGCGATATTGTAATAACTAGCGTAGAGGACGTAAATTTTGATTTTCATAGCCGCTTTGACGCCAAATCAAAAGTATACCGTTACACTGTTTTAAACAGGGCTTATCCCCCGGCAATATTGAAAGATAAAGTTTATTTTTATCCTTACCCTTTAGATGTGGAGTTAATGCGTAAAGAAACAAAGTCTCTTTTAGGCCGGCATGATTTTAAATCATTCTGTGCCAGCTCAAGCAGCGTTAAAGACACCATACGCACAATAAAAAATATAACTATTAAAAAATCGGCTTACAGCTTACAGCTTACAGTTTACAGTTTAAAAAAGCCCTCTTTGATTACCATTGAGATAGAGGCAGACGGCTTTCTCTACAATATGGTCAGGAATATTACAGGTACGCTGCTTGAGATAGGCAGGGGTAAACTTCCCGCAGGCAGCCTTAAGAGGATATTACTGGCAAAAAACAGAAGGCTCGCCGGCCCTACGGCCCCTGCCCAAGGATTATGCCTACTTGAGGTTAAGTATTGA
- the rplM gene encoding 50S ribosomal protein L13, giving the protein MNKTYVAKKEDIKRRWYLVDAKDKILGRLAAKVAVILRGKHKAIFTPHLDTGDGVIVINAAQIKVTGRKPQQKVYRRFSGYPGGLKEIPLETMLKNKPVTVIRLAVSRMLPGGSLGSDTIKKLKIYADDKHPHKSQNPVPLEV; this is encoded by the coding sequence ATGAATAAGACATACGTAGCCAAGAAAGAAGATATTAAAAGGCGCTGGTACCTGGTAGATGCCAAGGATAAGATATTAGGTAGGCTTGCCGCGAAAGTCGCTGTAATTTTAAGGGGCAAGCACAAGGCCATATTTACCCCGCATCTGGACACCGGAGACGGCGTCATTGTCATAAATGCGGCCCAGATCAAGGTAACAGGCAGGAAGCCGCAACAGAAGGTTTATCGGCGCTTCTCGGGCTATCCCGGCGGTTTAAAAGAAATACCCCTGGAGACTATGCTTAAAAATAAACCGGTAACCGTGATTAGGTTGGCAGTAAGCCGTATGTTACCCGGCGGGTCTTTAGGGAGTGACACTATAAAGAAATTGAAGATTTACGCAGACGATAAACATCCCCATAAGTCGCAGAATCCGGTTCCTTTGGAGGTTTAG